Proteins from one Triticum aestivum cultivar Chinese Spring chromosome 7A, IWGSC CS RefSeq v2.1, whole genome shotgun sequence genomic window:
- the LOC123149187 gene encoding MADS-box transcription factor 29-like, whose protein sequence is MGRGRVEIRRIANDVSRRATFGKRSAGLLKKARELAVLCDVDLGVLVFDGAGSGRHAHYCSPNTSWTELIQRYDSITNDQLQGNEGTNHHDHQQLLTDIARLRREHDHLEATLQRHTGEDLPSGATAAELRDLEQRLECALDKVREMKDKLMEEQLDESHNRMHILEEQNSFLRHMMSEEGRQRAAVEASAVVAELMAPIQPATLFGGFFPEVEEEAVTSLRLWP, encoded by the exons ATGGGCCGCGGGAGGGTGGAGATCAGGCGGATCGCCAACGACGTCTCGCGGCGGGCCACCTTCGGCAAGCGCAGCGCCGGGCTGCTCAAGAAGGCGCGGGAGCTCGCCGTGCTCTGCGACGTCGACCTCGGCGTCCTCGTCTtcgacggcgccggcagcggcaggCACGCCCACTACTGCAGCCCCAACACCAG CTGGACCGAGCTAATTCAGCGCTACGACAGCATCACCAACGACCAGTTGCAGGGGAATGAGGGCACAAATCATCATGATCATCAG CAACTGTTGACGGATATCGCAAGGTTGAGGCGAGAGCATGACCATCTCGAGGCCACCCTGCAGAGGCACACCGGAGAAGACCTGCCATCGGGCGCGACCGCGGCGGAGCTCCGTGATCTGGAGCAGCGGCTAGAATGCGCGTTGGATAAAGTCCGTGAAATGAAG GATAAACTGATGGAGGAGCAGTTGGACGAATCACACAACAGG ATGCACATCCTGGAGGAGCAGAACAGCTTCCTTCGCCACATG ATGAGTGAGGAGGGGCGGCAACGTGCTGCCGTGGAGGcgtcggcggtggtggcggagctcatGGCGCCGATACAGCCGGCGACGCTGTTCGGGGGCTTCTtcccggaggtggaggaggaggcagtgACTTCGCTGCGGCTGTGGCCGTAG